Proteins from a single region of Gossypium arboreum isolate Shixiya-1 chromosome 1, ASM2569848v2, whole genome shotgun sequence:
- the LOC108461256 gene encoding zinc finger CCCH domain-containing protein 6-like isoform X1 encodes MRGLHKSKKVTWAPDINLCQIRLFLSEESPLQVGLGTQDHLQAKTSSISHLNGATVDDFLPPGFEGSCSTDQMQINLTEILVTKWRCPLRFVLDLNWQVVAGEESKEADVQNQRELRVLEAVYPRPSAIPTNPSVSADMAYCHYDDKQTPQIPITPIEDEDAAIGTQSNVLAPFGASTSFQPQLLDILPHLNCSIPIISSVPTNEKPTAAAFTAINQSNENGNMIDPDLLVQILSNPKLIEKLVTEHEVASGAQSLPITSTNLVPSFDMPPSAAYISRTENRGAFYGNLNGVGIGASNIHGLVPGVCPISHSLAMELPQKKDVNYYKNLIQQHGGESQVGGQKFNNRYNQQLRPSQEVINNPRSRDSKLRIMKPCVYFNNSRGCRNGANCAYQHDTSSQNRGNSIPDAPNAKRMKMDREIGS; translated from the exons ATGCGAGGACTGCACAAATCAAAAAAGGTTACTTGGGCACCGGATATTAACCTTTGTCAG ATAAGGCTCTTTCTATCAGAGGAATCACCTTTACAAGTTGGGTTGGGAACTCAAGATCACCTCCAAGCAAAAACGTCTTCTATATCACATTTAAATGGGGCAACTGTGGATGACTTTCTGCCTCCTGGCTTTGAAGGATCTTGTTCTACAGATCAAATGCAGATTAACTTGACAGAAATCCTTGTCACTAAATGGAGATGTCCTCTCAGA TTTGTATTGGACTTGAATTGGCAAGTGGTTGCCGGAGAGGAAAGTAAAGAGGCAGATGTCCAAAACCAAAGAGAACTGAGAGTACTTGAAGCTGTTTATCCACGCCCATCTGCAATTCCTACTAA TCCTTCTGTCTCAGCTGACATGGCATACTGTCACTATGATGATAAGCAAACTCCTCAAATACCCATCACTCCCATTGAAGATGAGGATGCGGCAATCGGAACACAATCGAATGTCTTAGCACCGTTCGGTGCCTCCACTAGTTTCCAGCCTCAGTTGTTGGATATTTTACCTCATTTGAATTGCAGTATACCAATTATTTCAAGTGTTCCTACCAATGAGAAACCAACAGCTGCTGCCTTTACAGCAATAAATCAAAGCAATGAAAATGGAAACATGATTGATCCTGACTTGCTCGTCCAAATTCTCAGCAACCCCAAATTGATTGAGAAATTAGTTACAGAGCATGAAGTGGCTTCAGGTGCACAAAGCTTACCTATAACATCAACCAATTTGGTACCATCGTTTGACATGCCTCCATCTGCAGCTTACATCAGTAGAACAGAAAATCGTGGAGCGTTTTACGGCAATTTAAATGGGGTTGGAATTGGAGCCTCAAATATACATGGTTTGGTTCCTGGTGTATGTCCAATTTCGCATTCACTTGCAATGGAACTTCCCCAAAAGAAGGATGTAAACTATTACAAGAACTTGATTCAACAGCATGGAGGAGAAAGTCAAGTAGGAGGCCAGAAGTTCAATAACCGATACAATCAACAGTTAAGACCCAGCCAAGAAGTAATAAATAACCCGAGGTCAAGAGATTCGAAGCTGAGGATAATGAAGCCTTGTGTTTACTTTAACAATTCCAGGGGATGCAGGAATGGCGCCAATTGTGCGTACCAACATGATACATCCTCCCAGAACAGGGGCAATAGTATTCCCGACGCCCCTAATGCaaagagaatgaaaatggatagAGAGATAGGCAGTTGA
- the LOC108461256 gene encoding zinc finger CCCH domain-containing protein 6-like isoform X2 → MRGLHKSKKVTWAPDINLCQIRLFLSEESPLQVGLGTQDHLQAKTSSISHLNGATVDDFLPPGFEGSCSTDQMQINLTEILVTKWRCPLRFVLDLNWQVVAGEESKEADVQNQRELRVLEAVYPRPSAIPTNPSVSADMAYCHYDDKQTPQIPITPIEDEDAAIGTQSNVLAPFGASTSFQPQLLDILPHLNCSIPIISSVPTNEKPTAAAFTAINQSNENGNMIDPDLLVQILSNPKLIEKLVTEHEVASAYISRTENRGAFYGNLNGVGIGASNIHGLVPGVCPISHSLAMELPQKKDVNYYKNLIQQHGGESQVGGQKFNNRYNQQLRPSQEVINNPRSRDSKLRIMKPCVYFNNSRGCRNGANCAYQHDTSSQNRGNSIPDAPNAKRMKMDREIGS, encoded by the exons ATGCGAGGACTGCACAAATCAAAAAAGGTTACTTGGGCACCGGATATTAACCTTTGTCAG ATAAGGCTCTTTCTATCAGAGGAATCACCTTTACAAGTTGGGTTGGGAACTCAAGATCACCTCCAAGCAAAAACGTCTTCTATATCACATTTAAATGGGGCAACTGTGGATGACTTTCTGCCTCCTGGCTTTGAAGGATCTTGTTCTACAGATCAAATGCAGATTAACTTGACAGAAATCCTTGTCACTAAATGGAGATGTCCTCTCAGA TTTGTATTGGACTTGAATTGGCAAGTGGTTGCCGGAGAGGAAAGTAAAGAGGCAGATGTCCAAAACCAAAGAGAACTGAGAGTACTTGAAGCTGTTTATCCACGCCCATCTGCAATTCCTACTAA TCCTTCTGTCTCAGCTGACATGGCATACTGTCACTATGATGATAAGCAAACTCCTCAAATACCCATCACTCCCATTGAAGATGAGGATGCGGCAATCGGAACACAATCGAATGTCTTAGCACCGTTCGGTGCCTCCACTAGTTTCCAGCCTCAGTTGTTGGATATTTTACCTCATTTGAATTGCAGTATACCAATTATTTCAAGTGTTCCTACCAATGAGAAACCAACAGCTGCTGCCTTTACAGCAATAAATCAAAGCAATGAAAATGGAAACATGATTGATCCTGACTTGCTCGTCCAAATTCTCAGCAACCCCAAATTGATTGAGAAATTAGTTACAGAGCATGAAGTGGCTTCAG CTTACATCAGTAGAACAGAAAATCGTGGAGCGTTTTACGGCAATTTAAATGGGGTTGGAATTGGAGCCTCAAATATACATGGTTTGGTTCCTGGTGTATGTCCAATTTCGCATTCACTTGCAATGGAACTTCCCCAAAAGAAGGATGTAAACTATTACAAGAACTTGATTCAACAGCATGGAGGAGAAAGTCAAGTAGGAGGCCAGAAGTTCAATAACCGATACAATCAACAGTTAAGACCCAGCCAAGAAGTAATAAATAACCCGAGGTCAAGAGATTCGAAGCTGAGGATAATGAAGCCTTGTGTTTACTTTAACAATTCCAGGGGATGCAGGAATGGCGCCAATTGTGCGTACCAACATGATACATCCTCCCAGAACAGGGGCAATAGTATTCCCGACGCCCCTAATGCaaagagaatgaaaatggatagAGAGATAGGCAGTTGA
- the LOC108461212 gene encoding uncharacterized protein LOC108461212, with product MGASSSTEQPVSAEQRELENIAASTGALPLLQKSFSNLSDPQTNAISIQTLQQCFHLCYEDPVCESQQKPESFPRLLDHLGSSIVDLFFLSEKGGINWLGFLGGYVKCCGRMSTSMSLNILLRIFAMAVKKLGLSSNLEFEPDAADCKINGSLLPSDLLLLLWMCWAMLWNVRTLKSSERKGNLLLPDINHLVLSAVVACAEVDSSFDLWNCDIVGLDVQLPVGKFLNWAITTAPTLSDCLTQYVNRRLQISVLAEDEAGSSESISGDMSPNASQALLLTRGRAWAISLAPRSTITEEILKLCFSADIVGTDENLLYRSSTHGKGLNRFWSNVEGYHRPLLVLISANSEDAYQDNNKARKWIIGALTQQGFENKDTFYGSSGNLYAISPIFHVFSPSGKEKNYVYSHLYPTGRVYESHPKPVGIAFGGTTTNERIFIDEDFAKLTVRHHAMDKTYQPGSLIPNQGFLPVEASIAEVEVWGLGGKTAKEVQDSYKKREELFTEQRRKVDLKTFATWDDSPEKMMIDMMGDPNRVQREDR from the exons ATGGGAGCATCATCCTCGACGGAGCAGCCGGTATCGGCGGAGCAACGGGAGTTGGAAAACATCGCCGCTTCAACGGGAGCTCTTCCTTTGCTTCAAAAATCCTTCTCAAACCTCTCTGACCCTCAAACCAACGCAATCTCCATCCAAACACTTCAG CAATGTTTTCATTTATGTTACGAAGACCCAGTTTGCGAATCACAGCAAAAGCCAGAGTCTTTCCCTAGGTTGTTGGATCACTTGGGATCATCGATTGTAGACTTATTTTTCTTGTCTGAAAAAGGTGGCATAAATTGGTTAGGGTTTCTAGGTGGTTACGTGAAGTGCTGTGGGAGAATGTCTACATCAATGTCTCTTAATATATTGTTGAGAATATTTGCGATGGCAGTGAAAAAGTTGGGGCTTTCTTCGAATTTGGAGTTCGAACCGGATGCTGCTGATTGCAAGATCAATGGGTCTTTACTACCCTCTGATCTGCTTCTTCTTCTTTGGATGTGTTGGGCTATGTTGTGGAATGTTAGGACCTTGAAATCTTCTGAAAGGAAAGGGAATCTATTATTGCCTGATATTAATCATTTGGTGTTGTCTGCTGTTGTTGCATGTGCTGAAGTTGATAGCAGCTTTGATTTATGGAATTGTGATATAGTAGGCTTGGATGTTCAGCTTCCCGTTGGAAAGTTTCTTAATTGGGCAATAACCACGGCGCCAACACTTTCAGACTGCCTTACACAATATGTTAATAGAAGACTTCAAATCTCGGTTCTTGCAGAG GATGAAGCAGGATCTTCAGAATCTATTTCAGGAGATATGTCTCCAAACGCATCTCAAGCTTTACTTTTAACACGTGGAAGGGCATGGGCGATTTCCCTTGCACCTAGAAGCACCATCACTGAAGAAATTTTGAAGTTATGCTTTTCTGCTGATATTGTTGGAACTGATGAAAATCTTCTTTATCG GTCCTCTACTCATGGAAAAGGCTTGAACAGATTCTGGTCGAATGTCGAAGGTTATCATCGTCCATTACTTGTTCTCATATCTGCTAATTCAGAAGATGCCTATCAGGATAATAACAAAGCCAGGAAATGGATCATAGGAGCACTTACACAGCAGGGTTTCGAAAATAAGGATACATTCTATGGAAGCTCGGGGAACCTATATGCTATAAGTCCGATCTTCCATGTATTTTCACCTTCAG gGAAAGAGAAGAACTATGTATACAGTCATTTGTACCCTACAGGAAGAGTTTATGAATCACATCCAAAGCCAGTGGGAATTGCATTTGGAGGAACCACTACAAATGAGAGGATATTTATAGATGAGGATTTTGCAAAACTAACCGTTCGCCACCATGCAATGGACAAAACTTACCAACCTGGTTCCCTTATCCCAAACCAG GGATTCCTCCCAGTAGAAGCTTCGATAGCAGAAGTCGAAGTATGGGGACTTGGTGGTAAGACTGCAAAGGAAGTCCAGGATTCGTACAAGAAAAGAGAAGAACTTTTTACTGAGCAAAGAAGAAAG GTTGACTTGAAAACATTTGCAACATGGGATGATTCGCCTGAGAAGATGATGATTGATATGATGGGTGATCCCAACAGAGTTCAGCGAGAAGATCGCTGA